One Candidatus Binataceae bacterium DNA window includes the following coding sequences:
- a CDS encoding SDR family NAD(P)-dependent oxidoreductase codes for MDAIRKLDRSVKGRAVLITGAASGMGRATAHLFASEGAVVAVTDLRAEGVAQVTGEILAEGGVAHGWPLDVLDGAAITRVVGEVAARFGRLDILINNAGFAAFRRIDEENYDAVWTRAVAGLLTSQQLMVRAALPWLRKSDAARIVNIASTEGLGATPGDSPYVVAKTGVIGLTRALAVDLGPEKITVNCICPGPIRTGLTDPIPEEHKEIFAKRRTALKRYGYPEEVAHITFSLCLPAASYITGAIIPVDGGLTIRNA; via the coding sequence ATGGACGCGATCAGAAAACTTGATCGCTCGGTGAAAGGCCGGGCCGTATTAATTACCGGCGCGGCGAGCGGGATGGGCCGCGCCACTGCTCATCTCTTCGCGAGCGAAGGCGCCGTGGTCGCGGTCACGGACCTTCGCGCCGAGGGCGTCGCGCAGGTCACCGGCGAAATCCTCGCTGAGGGTGGCGTCGCGCATGGCTGGCCACTCGACGTGCTCGACGGCGCCGCGATCACGCGCGTCGTCGGCGAAGTCGCTGCGCGCTTCGGCCGCCTCGACATCCTGATCAACAATGCGGGATTCGCCGCCTTTCGCCGTATCGACGAAGAGAATTACGACGCCGTCTGGACACGCGCAGTCGCCGGTCTCCTGACCTCGCAGCAACTGATGGTGCGTGCGGCCCTGCCCTGGCTGCGGAAATCCGACGCCGCGCGCATCGTCAACATCGCCTCGACCGAGGGCCTCGGCGCCACCCCCGGCGACAGTCCCTATGTCGTCGCCAAGACCGGCGTAATCGGCCTGACGCGCGCGCTCGCGGTCGACCTCGGCCCGGAGAAGATCACGGTCAACTGCATCTGTCCCGGTCCGATTCGCACCGGTCTTACCGATCCGATTCCCGAAGAGCACAAGGAGATTTTTGCCAAGCGCCGCACCGCCCTGAAACGCTACGGCTACCCCGAGGAGGTCGCACACATCACCTTTAGCCTCTGCCTCCCGGCCGCTTCATACATCACCGGCGCGATCATCCCGGTGGACGGCGGCCTGACGATCAGGAATGCCTGA
- a CDS encoding alpha/beta hydrolase, which produces MLNDTEQIEHLELTARHAGLTLPETVLPKSHHIVIHGMRFHYLDWGVAGRRPILFLHGGGLNAHTWDVVCLMLRRQYHCFALDQRGHGDSEWEPTSDYSHDSQVRDVAGFIEQLGLERPLLVGHSMGGFAAIGYAIAHAAKLAGLVLVDVGPELSLDGAKRIRDFIALDRVLDSVDAFVERAMSFNPRRNPTLLRRSLMHNLRKLPNGKWTWKHDPNRMSITPDFANERLERAKQIQQDLHRISCPTLILRGERSDVFSDENAIKFAESLPHGRWLKVPDAGHTIQGDNPRGLLEALAPFISEIGF; this is translated from the coding sequence GTGCTGAACGATACCGAACAGATCGAACATCTGGAGCTTACGGCCCGACATGCCGGACTGACGTTGCCCGAAACCGTCCTGCCGAAATCACACCATATCGTGATTCACGGGATGAGGTTTCATTACCTGGATTGGGGCGTCGCGGGGCGCCGTCCGATTTTGTTTCTGCATGGCGGCGGCCTGAACGCGCATACGTGGGACGTGGTCTGCCTGATGCTGCGGCGGCAATACCACTGCTTTGCGCTCGATCAGCGCGGTCACGGTGACAGCGAGTGGGAGCCGACTTCGGACTACAGCCACGACAGTCAGGTGCGCGACGTCGCCGGGTTCATCGAGCAGTTGGGACTCGAGCGGCCATTGCTGGTAGGCCATTCGATGGGTGGGTTCGCTGCGATCGGCTACGCGATCGCGCATGCGGCCAAGCTGGCGGGACTGGTGCTGGTGGACGTCGGGCCGGAATTAAGTCTTGACGGAGCTAAACGCATCCGCGATTTTATCGCGCTCGATCGTGTACTCGATTCGGTGGACGCTTTTGTCGAGCGGGCGATGTCCTTCAATCCGCGGCGCAATCCGACGCTCTTGCGGCGCAGTCTGATGCATAACCTGCGCAAGCTGCCGAACGGCAAATGGACCTGGAAGCACGATCCCAATCGAATGTCGATCACGCCGGACTTCGCCAACGAGAGGCTCGAACGGGCGAAACAGATTCAACAGGATCTCCATCGCATCAGCTGCCCGACGCTGATCCTGCGCGGCGAGCGCAGCGATGTCTTCTCGGACGAAAACGCGATCAAGTTCGCCGAGTCGCTGCCGCACGGGCGCTGGCTGAAGGTCCCCGATGCCGGTCACACGATCCAAGGTGACAACCCGCGCGGGCTGCTCGAGGCGCTCGCGCCGTTCATCAGCGAAATCGGCTTCTAG
- a CDS encoding DsbA family protein, translated as MEIKEIKMYSDYKSPFAYLAFEPGLALAQRYNVTVRWIPFQLRIKDKGERSIYSEYKTRYSYLDARRAAKLRGLEIHGQPKVYDTRIALIGGLFAQKHDRLLAYNLKVYELFWKRELQPDDAEQIAAIVAGLGLSADGYRVYLGGEGVGDYQAAQDEAAADHIFGVPIFLFEHEPFWGYDRIPMLEQRLTEAGLRL; from the coding sequence GTGGAAATCAAAGAGATCAAGATGTATTCCGACTACAAGAGTCCCTTTGCCTATCTGGCCTTCGAGCCCGGGCTGGCGCTGGCGCAGCGGTATAATGTGACGGTCCGCTGGATACCCTTCCAGTTGCGCATCAAGGATAAGGGCGAACGGAGTATCTATTCCGAATACAAGACGCGTTATTCATATCTCGACGCGCGGCGCGCGGCCAAGCTGCGCGGATTGGAGATCCACGGCCAGCCCAAAGTTTACGACACGCGGATCGCGCTAATCGGCGGTCTGTTCGCGCAGAAGCACGACCGGCTGCTGGCCTACAACCTGAAAGTGTACGAACTTTTCTGGAAGCGCGAGTTGCAGCCCGACGATGCGGAGCAGATCGCCGCGATCGTGGCGGGGTTGGGGCTATCGGCTGACGGCTATCGGGTGTATCTCGGCGGCGAGGGCGTCGGCGATTATCAGGCGGCTCAGGATGAAGCCGCGGCCGATCATATCTTCGGAGTGCCAATCTTCCTATTCGAACACGAGCCCTTTTGGGGCTACGACCGGATACCGATGCTCGAGCAGCGGCTCACCGAAGCAGGATTGAGGCTTTAG